One Microvirga thermotolerans DNA window includes the following coding sequences:
- a CDS encoding patatin-like phospholipase family protein, giving the protein MTGRAGQIVGPCGLAGPKAEKTVALALQGGGAHGAFTWGVLDYILEDGRLAVEAITGASAGAMNAVVMLEGWLEGGAEGARAQLRQFWKRVSLDGVLSPVQRSLFDRFLSYWTPDGSDAHSWMQAWSRMASPYDLNPLDINPLRDALGGLIDFARVRACTQAQLFVTATNVWTGKIHVFRRGELTVDHVLASACLPMIFKAVEIDGEPYWDGGYTGNPALFPLFYETRTDDVLLVQVNPVERRETPRTAQEIQNRLTEITFNANLLHELRTIEFVMRLIDQGKLSTKDYKRVLMHRIHGDRALEAFTASSRLDARWEFFKRLKDLGRAAARQWLAENYAAIGQRSTLDLRAAYS; this is encoded by the coding sequence ATGACGGGCCGCGCAGGACAGATCGTCGGCCCGTGCGGCCTTGCGGGCCCTAAGGCCGAGAAGACGGTCGCGCTGGCTCTCCAGGGCGGCGGCGCCCACGGCGCCTTCACCTGGGGCGTCCTCGATTACATCCTGGAGGATGGCCGCCTCGCCGTGGAGGCGATCACCGGCGCCAGCGCCGGCGCCATGAACGCGGTCGTCATGCTGGAAGGATGGCTCGAGGGCGGCGCGGAGGGCGCCCGGGCGCAGCTGCGGCAGTTCTGGAAGCGGGTGAGCCTCGACGGGGTCCTTTCCCCGGTCCAGCGGTCCCTGTTCGACCGTTTCCTCAGCTACTGGACGCCCGACGGTTCCGACGCCCATTCCTGGATGCAGGCCTGGTCGCGCATGGCCAGCCCCTACGACCTGAACCCCCTCGACATCAACCCGCTGAGGGACGCCCTCGGCGGGCTGATCGACTTCGCGCGCGTCAGGGCCTGCACGCAGGCGCAGCTCTTCGTGACCGCCACCAACGTGTGGACCGGCAAGATCCACGTCTTCCGCCGCGGCGAGCTTACGGTCGATCACGTGCTGGCCTCCGCGTGCCTTCCGATGATCTTCAAGGCGGTCGAGATCGACGGCGAGCCGTACTGGGATGGCGGTTATACGGGCAATCCGGCCCTGTTCCCGCTCTTCTACGAGACGCGGACCGACGATGTCCTCCTGGTCCAGGTCAACCCCGTCGAGCGTCGGGAGACGCCGCGCACGGCCCAGGAGATCCAGAACCGCCTGACCGAGATCACCTTCAACGCCAACCTGCTGCACGAGCTACGGACCATCGAGTTCGTGATGCGGCTCATCGACCAGGGCAAGCTCTCCACGAAGGACTACAAGCGGGTGCTGATGCACCGGATCCACGGGGACCGGGCCCTCGAGGCGTTCACCGCATCCTCCCGCCTCGACGCAAGGTGGGAGTTCTTCAAGCGGTTGAAGGATCTCGGGCGCGCCGCCGCGCGGCAATGGCTCGCGGAGAACTACGCGGCCATCGGGCAGCGGAGCACCCTGGACCTGCGGGCCGCCTATTCTTGA
- a CDS encoding HAD-IA family hydrolase has product MKLVIFDVDGTLVDSQNIIVAAQHRAFAAVGLPPPTRERALSIVGLSLAEAFTVLVGPDGPVERMVEAYKDAFGELRADPANAEPLFPGALDCLRWLSGREDVLLGIATGKSRRGVAHLLERHGWGDLFATVQTADDAPSKPHPAMLLQAMGEVGAEALDTVMVGDSSFDMAMARAARVLPLGVSWGFQPVSALSEAGARLIVDSYGELEQALGHFLAQASPSAA; this is encoded by the coding sequence TTGAAACTCGTCATCTTCGATGTGGACGGGACGCTGGTGGACAGCCAGAACATCATCGTCGCCGCCCAGCACAGGGCCTTCGCCGCGGTCGGGCTGCCGCCGCCCACGCGGGAGCGGGCCCTGTCCATCGTCGGCCTGTCCCTCGCCGAGGCGTTCACCGTCCTCGTGGGGCCCGACGGACCCGTCGAGCGGATGGTGGAGGCCTACAAGGACGCCTTCGGGGAGCTGCGGGCCGACCCTGCCAACGCCGAGCCGCTGTTCCCGGGGGCGCTCGACTGCCTCCGCTGGCTGAGCGGGCGCGAGGACGTGCTCCTCGGCATCGCCACGGGCAAGTCCCGGCGCGGCGTGGCGCATCTCCTGGAACGGCACGGCTGGGGCGATCTCTTCGCGACGGTCCAGACGGCGGACGATGCCCCCTCGAAGCCGCACCCCGCCATGCTTCTCCAGGCGATGGGGGAGGTCGGCGCCGAGGCGCTGGACACGGTCATGGTGGGCGATTCGAGCTTCGACATGGCGATGGCCCGCGCCGCCAGGGTGCTGCCTCTGGGCGTATCCTGGGGCTTCCAGCCGGTGTCCGCCCTTTCGGAGGCGGGCGCGAGGCTGATCGTCGATTCCTACGGGGAACTGGAGCAGGCGCTGGGCCATTTCCTGGCGCAGGCTTCCCCCAGCGCCGCCTGA
- a CDS encoding alpha/beta hydrolase encodes MSSLSFIHRYVPATEPGHPPLLLLHGTGGNEDDLLSLGKILCPGAALLSPRGKVLENGMPRFFRRLAEGVFDEDDVRARAHELADFVAGARQAYGLDAPVAVGFSNGANIAAAVLLLRPEALAGAALLRPMAPLEAPPQGDLTGLPVLMISGQLDPIVPTEEATRLADQLTAAGALVKHEMIPVGHGLSQQDLAFTRKWLGTL; translated from the coding sequence ATGAGCAGCCTGTCCTTCATTCACCGCTACGTGCCCGCGACGGAGCCCGGGCATCCGCCGCTGCTCCTGCTCCACGGCACCGGGGGCAACGAGGACGATCTGCTGTCCCTCGGCAAGATCCTCTGCCCCGGGGCCGCCCTCCTCTCCCCGCGCGGGAAGGTTCTGGAGAACGGGATGCCGCGCTTCTTCCGCCGCCTGGCGGAAGGGGTCTTCGACGAGGACGACGTGCGGGCCCGCGCCCATGAGCTCGCCGACTTCGTCGCCGGGGCGCGGCAGGCCTACGGCCTCGACGCTCCGGTGGCCGTCGGCTTCTCCAACGGCGCCAACATCGCGGCCGCCGTCCTCCTGCTGCGTCCGGAGGCGCTCGCGGGCGCGGCCCTCCTGCGTCCCATGGCCCCGCTCGAGGCGCCGCCGCAGGGCGACCTCACCGGCCTGCCGGTGCTGATGATCTCGGGCCAGCTCGACCCCATCGTTCCCACGGAGGAGGCCACGCGGCTCGCCGACCAGCTCACCGCCGCCGGCGCCCTGGTCAAGCACGAGATGATCCCGGTCGGCCACGGCCTGTCGCAGCAGGACCTGGCCTTCACGCGGAAATGGCTGGGAACCCTGTAG
- a CDS encoding ATP12 family chaperone protein, whose translation MSDNDWFPSADEPDPIRAAQAGMKPTLPKRFYREAAVEERDGLHALTLDGRGARTPGRHPLAVASRPLAEAIAAEWAAQGAEIDPSTMPITRIVNSALDGVAPRMAEVAEDLVRYAGSDLLYYRMSEPERLARSQTAAWDPILAWARERHGARFALAEGVMHVTQPEEAIAAIRRVVDEVGSPLALAALHVMTTLTGSVLIALAHAEGVLDAEEAWAAAHVDELYQESVWGEDYEASERRKRRQAEFAAASTVYRLSQA comes from the coding sequence ATGAGCGACAACGACTGGTTCCCTTCCGCCGACGAGCCCGACCCGATCCGCGCCGCCCAGGCGGGAATGAAGCCGACCCTTCCCAAGCGATTCTACAGGGAGGCCGCCGTCGAGGAGCGCGACGGGCTCCATGCCCTGACCCTGGACGGCCGCGGCGCCCGCACCCCGGGCAGGCATCCGCTCGCCGTCGCCTCGCGGCCCCTGGCCGAGGCCATCGCCGCCGAGTGGGCCGCTCAGGGGGCGGAGATCGACCCCTCCACGATGCCGATCACCCGGATCGTCAATTCCGCCCTCGACGGCGTCGCGCCGCGGATGGCCGAGGTGGCGGAGGATCTCGTGCGCTATGCAGGCTCGGATCTTCTCTACTATCGCATGAGCGAGCCCGAGCGCCTCGCCCGGTCCCAGACCGCCGCCTGGGACCCGATCCTGGCCTGGGCGCGGGAGCGGCACGGGGCGCGGTTCGCCCTGGCGGAGGGCGTGATGCACGTGACCCAGCCGGAGGAGGCGATCGCCGCGATCCGCCGGGTCGTGGACGAGGTCGGCTCCCCGCTTGCCCTGGCGGCGCTCCATGTCATGACGACCCTGACCGGCTCGGTGCTGATCGCCCTGGCTCATGCCGAGGGCGTCCTCGACGCCGAGGAGGCCTGGGCCGCCGCCCATGTGGACGAGCTCTACCAGGAGAGCGTCTGGGGCGAGGATTACGAGGCGTCCGAGCGCCGGAAGAGGCGGCAGGCCGAGTTCGCCGCCGCCTCCACGGTCTACCGCCTGTCCCAGGCCTGA
- a CDS encoding tetratricopeptide repeat protein, whose amino-acid sequence MDNRKRVAAVIRDYMARGRISREQFAFKTKLGKSTVDKLLIGLFSDRTLSIVEAHTDLPLRAMLEPAAQPALSGSRGSIAPNPTGEPSIAVLPFTNMSGDPEQDFLADGISEDIITALARLRWLLVIARHSTFVYKGKAVDIRQVAQDLGVRYVVEGSVRTSGRRIRITAQLIDAVTGKHIWAEKYDRDMQDIFAVQDDITEHIVAAVEPHLYAEEGFRASTGQPDSVDAWGLVVRAMGLINRMERRQNEEAQVLLRQALARNPGYARAHALLSWAVWWAAHLRNWSPDSETGRRDAAAHAQDALALDPSDPWARMVFGLCLSTAGQHDGALIELEAALRINPNFALGRTAYGWALIRAGRYDDAIAQTGRALRMSPLDSFAGFYTSVHGLALLAARRFEEALPFMKSSLAAFAEYSGHYNQLISCCGHLGRIEEAREFIAASNRIGPPLRVGEVREVLGKFAHCEVFVEGLRKAGVPE is encoded by the coding sequence ATGGACAACAGGAAACGGGTTGCCGCTGTCATCAGGGACTACATGGCGCGCGGGCGGATCTCGCGCGAGCAGTTCGCCTTCAAGACCAAGCTCGGAAAATCGACCGTCGACAAGCTGCTGATCGGGCTCTTCTCGGACAGGACGCTCTCGATCGTCGAGGCCCATACGGACTTGCCTTTGCGCGCCATGCTCGAACCCGCCGCGCAGCCGGCGCTCTCCGGCTCTCGCGGGAGCATCGCTCCGAATCCCACCGGCGAGCCGTCCATCGCCGTCCTTCCCTTCACCAACATGAGCGGCGATCCCGAGCAGGACTTCCTCGCCGACGGCATTTCCGAGGACATCATCACGGCGCTTGCCCGCCTGCGCTGGCTGCTCGTCATCGCGCGGCACTCGACCTTCGTCTACAAGGGCAAGGCCGTCGATATCCGCCAGGTCGCCCAGGATCTCGGCGTCCGTTACGTGGTGGAGGGGAGCGTCAGGACCTCCGGGCGGCGCATCCGCATCACGGCGCAGCTGATCGATGCCGTCACGGGCAAGCACATCTGGGCTGAGAAGTACGACCGCGACATGCAGGACATCTTCGCGGTGCAGGACGACATCACGGAGCACATCGTCGCCGCCGTGGAGCCCCATCTCTATGCGGAGGAGGGCTTCCGCGCCTCCACCGGCCAGCCCGACAGCGTCGACGCGTGGGGTCTCGTCGTCCGCGCCATGGGCCTCATCAACCGCATGGAACGGCGGCAGAACGAGGAGGCGCAGGTCCTTCTCCGACAGGCGCTGGCCAGGAACCCGGGCTATGCGAGGGCTCACGCCCTGCTGAGCTGGGCCGTCTGGTGGGCCGCGCATCTGAGGAACTGGTCCCCCGACAGCGAGACGGGACGCCGGGATGCCGCCGCCCACGCGCAGGACGCGCTCGCCCTGGACCCGAGCGATCCCTGGGCCCGGATGGTATTCGGACTGTGCCTCAGCACGGCCGGCCAGCATGACGGGGCGCTGATCGAGCTGGAGGCCGCGCTGAGGATCAACCCCAATTTCGCCCTGGGCCGCACGGCCTACGGGTGGGCGCTCATCAGGGCAGGACGATACGACGATGCGATCGCGCAGACCGGACGGGCCCTGCGCATGAGTCCGCTCGACAGCTTCGCGGGCTTCTACACCTCAGTCCACGGGCTCGCGCTTCTGGCCGCCCGGCGCTTCGAGGAGGCGCTTCCCTTCATGAAGTCCTCCCTCGCCGCCTTCGCGGAATATTCGGGGCACTACAACCAGCTGATCAGCTGCTGCGGGCATCTGGGCCGCATCGAGGAAGCCCGGGAATTCATCGCCGCGAGCAATCGCATCGGCCCGCCGCTGCGCGTCGGCGAGGTTCGCGAGGTGCTCGGCAAGTTCGCCCACTGCGAGGTCTTCGTGGAAGGGCTGAGAAAGGCGGGCGTGCCGGAGTGA
- a CDS encoding acyl-CoA carboxylase subunit beta, whose translation MKDILERLEERRAQARLGGGTKRIEAQHGRGKLTARERIELLLDKNSFEEFDMFVEHRSTDFGMEKVKIPGDGVVTGWGTVNGRTVFVFAKDFTVFGGSLSEAHAQKITKIQDMALKMRAPIVGLFDAGGARIQEGVAALGGYGEVFKRNVIASGVIPQISVIMGPCAGGDVYSPAMTDFIFMVRDRSYMFVTGPDVVKTVTNETVTSEELGGAKIHTTKSSVADGAYDNDVEALLQIRRLLDFLPSNNMDGVPEWPSYDDPNRIDESLDTLIPDNPNKPYDMKELILKVVDEGDFFEIQEAFARNIITGFGRIEGRTVGFVANQPMVLAGVLDADASRKAARFVRFCDAFNIPIVTFEDVPGFLPGTAQEYGGLIKHGAKLLFAYSEATVPLVTVITRKAFGGAYDVMASKHVGGDVNYAWPTAQIAVMGAKGAVEIIFRQDMDDPEKIAARTKEYEDRFMSPFVAAERGYIDEVIMPHSTRRRIARALAMLRHKETELPWKKHDNIPL comes from the coding sequence ATGAAAGACATCCTTGAACGGCTCGAAGAGCGGCGTGCCCAGGCGCGGCTGGGCGGCGGCACCAAGCGCATCGAGGCGCAGCACGGGCGCGGCAAGCTCACCGCCCGGGAGCGCATCGAGCTCCTGCTGGACAAGAACTCGTTCGAGGAGTTCGACATGTTCGTCGAGCACCGCTCGACCGACTTCGGGATGGAGAAGGTGAAGATCCCCGGCGACGGGGTGGTGACCGGCTGGGGCACGGTCAACGGCCGCACGGTCTTCGTCTTCGCCAAGGACTTTACCGTGTTCGGCGGCTCGCTCTCCGAGGCCCATGCCCAGAAGATCACCAAGATCCAGGACATGGCGCTCAAGATGCGCGCCCCCATCGTCGGCCTGTTCGATGCGGGCGGCGCCCGCATCCAGGAGGGCGTGGCGGCCCTCGGCGGCTACGGCGAGGTGTTCAAGCGCAACGTGATCGCCTCGGGCGTCATCCCGCAGATCTCGGTCATCATGGGCCCCTGCGCGGGCGGCGACGTCTATTCGCCGGCCATGACCGACTTCATCTTCATGGTGCGCGACCGCTCCTACATGTTCGTCACGGGCCCCGACGTGGTGAAGACCGTCACCAACGAGACGGTGACGTCGGAGGAGCTCGGCGGCGCCAAGATCCACACCACCAAGTCCTCCGTGGCGGACGGTGCCTACGACAACGACGTGGAGGCCCTGCTCCAGATCCGCCGCCTGCTCGACTTCCTGCCCTCCAACAACATGGACGGGGTGCCGGAATGGCCGAGCTACGACGATCCCAACCGGATCGACGAAAGCCTCGACACCCTGATCCCGGACAATCCCAACAAGCCCTACGACATGAAGGAGCTGATCCTGAAGGTCGTCGACGAGGGCGACTTCTTCGAGATCCAGGAAGCCTTCGCCCGGAACATCATCACCGGCTTCGGCCGCATCGAGGGCCGCACGGTCGGCTTCGTAGCCAACCAGCCGATGGTGCTCGCGGGCGTCCTCGACGCCGACGCGTCGCGCAAGGCGGCGCGCTTCGTGCGCTTCTGCGACGCCTTCAACATCCCCATCGTCACCTTCGAGGACGTGCCCGGCTTCCTGCCCGGCACGGCGCAGGAATACGGCGGCCTGATCAAGCACGGGGCGAAGCTGCTCTTCGCCTATTCCGAGGCCACCGTGCCGCTGGTGACCGTGATCACCCGCAAGGCCTTCGGCGGCGCCTACGACGTGATGGCCTCCAAGCACGTGGGCGGCGACGTGAACTATGCCTGGCCCACGGCGCAGATCGCGGTGATGGGCGCCAAGGGCGCGGTGGAGATCATCTTCCGGCAGGACATGGACGATCCGGAGAAGATCGCCGCCCGCACCAAGGAATACGAGGACCGCTTCATGTCGCCGTTCGTGGCGGCGGAGCGCGGCTACATCGACGAGGTGATCATGCCGCACTCGACCCGCCGCCGCATCGCCCGCGCCCTCGCCATGCTCAGGCACAAGGAGACGGAGCTGCCCTGGAAGAAGCACGACAACATTCCGTTGTAG
- a CDS encoding ring-cleaving dioxygenase produces the protein MSHHGIHHVTAIAGPARRNIDFYTRVLGLRLVKKTVNFDDPGTYHFYYGNESGAPGSILTFFPWEHAAPGRAGAGSTLETGFRVPEASIGFWAHRFLEKGVEHGAPERRFGRSVLPFKDPDGTNLALVGVPDAEAASAPAGEIPQGAAISGLEGVTLLVTDAVRTGDILTDVLGLKETAREGSLVRYRGDAELGGTVDVRDASGFLPGRLGAGSVHHVAFRAADDAAQETMVQRLAEHHGIRATGQKDRNYFRSVYFREPGGVLFEIATDRPGFMADEPFDRLGRELKLPPFLEPHRNDIERALPALA, from the coding sequence ATGAGCCATCACGGCATTCACCACGTCACGGCCATCGCGGGGCCCGCGCGCCGCAACATCGACTTCTACACCCGTGTCCTCGGGCTGCGGCTGGTGAAGAAGACGGTCAATTTCGACGATCCGGGCACCTATCATTTCTACTACGGCAACGAATCCGGTGCCCCGGGCTCGATCCTCACCTTCTTCCCCTGGGAGCACGCCGCGCCCGGCCGGGCCGGGGCGGGCTCGACCCTCGAGACCGGGTTTCGCGTGCCGGAGGCCTCCATCGGCTTCTGGGCCCATCGCTTCCTGGAAAAGGGCGTGGAGCACGGCGCGCCCGAGAGGCGGTTCGGCCGGAGCGTCCTGCCGTTCAAGGATCCCGACGGCACGAATCTGGCGCTGGTCGGCGTCCCGGACGCGGAGGCCGCCTCGGCCCCGGCCGGGGAGATCCCGCAGGGGGCCGCCATCTCGGGCCTGGAGGGGGTGACGCTCCTCGTCACCGATGCGGTCCGGACCGGCGACATCCTCACCGACGTCCTCGGCCTGAAGGAGACGGCGCGGGAAGGCTCGCTCGTCCGCTACCGGGGCGATGCGGAACTCGGCGGCACGGTCGACGTGCGGGATGCGAGCGGCTTCCTGCCCGGGCGCCTCGGGGCCGGCTCGGTCCATCACGTGGCCTTCCGCGCGGCGGACGATGCGGCGCAGGAGACCATGGTGCAGCGCCTCGCGGAGCATCACGGCATCCGCGCCACCGGTCAGAAGGACCGCAACTACTTCCGGTCCGTCTATTTCCGGGAGCCGGGCGGCGTTCTCTTCGAGATCGCCACCGACCGGCCGGGCTTCATGGCCGACGAGCCCTTCGACCGGCTCGGCCGGGAGCTGAAGCTGCCGCCGTTCCTGGAGCCGCACCGCAACGACATCGAACGCGCCCTGCCTGCCCTCGCATGA
- a CDS encoding acetyl-CoA carboxylase biotin carboxylase subunit, with the protein MFDKILIANRGEIACRVIKTARRMGIKTVAVYSDADRDALHVEMADEAVHIGPAPAAQSYLAIEKIVEACRRTGAQAVHPGYGFLSEREAFPKALAEAGIVFIGPNPAAIAAMGDKIESKKAAAAAKVSTVPGFLGIIESPEQAVKIADEIGYPVMIKASAGGGGKGMRIAYSPDEVAEGFARAKSEAASSFGDDRVFIEKFITDPRHIEIQVLGDKHGNVIYLGERECSIQRRNQKVIEEAPSPLLDEATRRLMGEQAVALAKAVGYDSAGTVEFVAGQDKSFYFLEMNTRLQVEHPVTEMVTGIDLVEEMIRVAAGEKLRLSQADVKLNGWSVESRIYAEDPVRNFLPSTGRLVTYRPPQEGEAGGVTVRNDTGVYEGGEISIYYDPMIAKLVTHAPTRIEAIEAQARALDAFAIEGIRHNIPFLAALMQHPRWQSGRLSTGFIAEEFPQGFKAPAPEGAVARRMTAVGAAIDHVLNERKRRISGQMRPPSAVKFERERVVMLGRERQEVLVEDIDGGIAVVVGGEALPVVSSWRPGEPVWTGTVGGESIAVQVRTILNGVVLSHAGASAEVRVYTRREAELAALMPEKVEADTGKKLLCPMPGLVKAISVKEGQEVKAGEPLCIVEAMKMENVLRAERDATVSKIHAKEGDSLSVDAVIMEFA; encoded by the coding sequence ATGTTCGACAAGATCCTGATTGCCAATCGCGGCGAGATCGCCTGTCGCGTCATCAAGACCGCCCGGCGCATGGGGATAAAGACCGTTGCGGTCTATTCCGATGCGGACCGGGACGCCCTCCACGTGGAGATGGCCGACGAGGCGGTCCACATCGGCCCCGCGCCGGCCGCCCAGTCCTATCTGGCGATCGAGAAGATCGTCGAGGCCTGCCGGCGGACCGGGGCCCAGGCGGTCCATCCGGGCTACGGCTTCCTGTCGGAGCGCGAGGCCTTTCCCAAGGCCCTGGCGGAGGCGGGAATCGTCTTCATCGGCCCGAACCCGGCGGCGATCGCCGCGATGGGCGACAAGATCGAATCCAAGAAGGCGGCCGCGGCCGCGAAGGTTTCCACCGTTCCGGGCTTCCTCGGCATCATCGAGAGCCCCGAGCAGGCGGTGAAGATCGCCGACGAGATCGGTTATCCGGTCATGATCAAGGCCTCCGCCGGCGGCGGCGGCAAGGGCATGCGCATCGCCTACTCGCCCGACGAGGTGGCGGAGGGCTTCGCCCGCGCCAAGTCGGAGGCGGCGTCCTCCTTCGGCGACGACCGGGTCTTCATCGAGAAGTTCATCACCGACCCCCGGCACATCGAGATCCAGGTGCTCGGCGACAAGCACGGCAACGTGATCTATCTCGGCGAGCGCGAATGCTCGATCCAGCGCCGCAACCAGAAGGTCATCGAGGAGGCGCCGTCGCCGCTCCTCGACGAGGCGACCCGCCGCCTCATGGGCGAGCAGGCCGTCGCGCTCGCCAAGGCGGTGGGCTACGACTCGGCCGGCACCGTGGAGTTCGTCGCGGGGCAGGACAAGTCCTTCTACTTCCTCGAGATGAACACCCGCCTCCAGGTGGAGCACCCGGTCACCGAGATGGTCACCGGCATCGACCTCGTGGAGGAGATGATCCGGGTGGCGGCGGGCGAGAAGCTGCGTCTGTCGCAAGCGGACGTGAAGCTCAACGGCTGGTCCGTGGAAAGCCGCATCTATGCCGAGGACCCGGTGCGCAACTTCCTGCCGTCCACGGGCCGGCTCGTCACCTACCGCCCGCCGCAGGAAGGCGAGGCGGGCGGCGTCACGGTCCGCAACGATACCGGCGTCTACGAGGGCGGCGAGATCTCGATCTACTACGACCCGATGATCGCGAAGCTCGTCACCCACGCTCCGACGCGCATCGAGGCCATCGAGGCGCAGGCGCGGGCCCTCGACGCCTTCGCCATCGAAGGCATCCGGCACAACATTCCCTTCCTGGCGGCCCTCATGCAGCATCCGCGCTGGCAGTCGGGCCGCCTCTCCACCGGCTTCATCGCCGAGGAGTTCCCGCAAGGGTTCAAGGCTCCCGCGCCCGAAGGCGCCGTCGCCCGCCGCATGACGGCGGTGGGAGCCGCCATCGACCACGTCCTCAACGAGCGCAAGCGCCGGATCTCGGGGCAGATGCGCCCGCCCTCCGCGGTGAAGTTCGAGCGCGAGCGCGTGGTCATGCTCGGCCGCGAGCGCCAGGAGGTGCTCGTCGAGGACATCGACGGCGGCATCGCGGTCGTCGTCGGGGGAGAGGCCCTGCCGGTCGTCTCGTCCTGGCGGCCCGGCGAACCCGTCTGGACCGGCACGGTCGGCGGCGAGAGCATCGCCGTCCAGGTGCGGACCATCCTGAACGGCGTGGTCCTGTCCCATGCGGGCGCCTCCGCGGAGGTCAGGGTCTACACCCGCCGCGAGGCGGAACTCGCCGCCCTCATGCCGGAGAAGGTGGAGGCCGACACGGGCAAGAAGCTGCTCTGCCCGATGCCGGGCCTGGTCAAGGCCATCTCGGTGAAGGAAGGGCAGGAGGTGAAGGCGGGCGAGCCGCTCTGCATCGTCGAGGCGATGAAGATGGAGAACGTGCTGCGCGCCGAGCGCGACGCCACGGTGTCGAAGATCCACGCCAAGGAGGGCGACAGCCTCTCCGTCGATGCGGTGATCATGGAATTCGCCTGA
- a CDS encoding globin-coupled sensor protein — translation MQDIASLAERLRFLGIDEEVCRELRVAWQAIAPALPGILERFYAHMHREPHLSALIGSQQERLVKAQSQHWARLFSGRFDAGYMESIRRIGLVHNRIGLEPRWYIGGYAFILNEILRAVAARHRFGGATLARRMDAVNRAVMLDMDYAISIYQDALVEERQRRGMALAEAIASFSGAVQESLQISGEASEALSVSASTLDSATGAASALADEVTGSAERTALNMQSGAAATEQLAASVQEIGKQASRSADVARHALESAERSRESVASLAEQAKEIGDVVDLIDQIAAQTNLLALNATIEAAHAGEAGKGFAVVAQEVKTLATQTAKATTEIGSRIAAIQSATQKSAGEIEDIARVVEEVSQIATAIAAAVEEQAAVTADIASNVQQTSGHTQVMVRGIETLNRSTASATAAAQQVAQAKETLDRQLIRLRDDIDRFLAAAQAA, via the coding sequence ATGCAGGACATCGCTTCGCTCGCGGAGAGGCTCCGCTTTCTCGGAATCGACGAGGAGGTCTGCCGGGAGCTTCGGGTGGCGTGGCAGGCGATCGCGCCCGCCCTGCCCGGCATCCTCGAACGGTTCTACGCCCATATGCACCGGGAGCCCCATCTGTCCGCCCTGATCGGGTCGCAGCAGGAGCGCCTCGTGAAGGCGCAGTCGCAGCACTGGGCCAGGCTGTTCAGCGGCAGATTCGATGCGGGCTATATGGAAAGCATCCGCCGCATCGGCCTCGTCCACAACAGGATCGGCCTGGAGCCCCGGTGGTACATCGGCGGCTACGCCTTCATTCTCAACGAGATCCTGCGGGCCGTCGCCGCCAGGCACCGGTTCGGCGGCGCCACCCTCGCGCGCCGCATGGACGCGGTGAACCGCGCCGTCATGCTCGACATGGACTACGCGATCTCGATCTACCAGGACGCCCTCGTCGAAGAGCGCCAGCGGAGGGGCATGGCCCTCGCCGAAGCCATCGCGTCCTTCTCCGGGGCGGTTCAGGAAAGCCTCCAGATTTCCGGCGAGGCGAGCGAAGCGCTTTCCGTGAGCGCCTCCACCCTCGATTCGGCGACCGGCGCCGCGAGCGCCCTTGCGGACGAGGTCACCGGCAGCGCGGAACGGACGGCGCTCAACATGCAGTCCGGCGCCGCCGCGACCGAGCAGCTCGCCGCGTCCGTGCAGGAGATCGGCAAACAGGCGAGCCGCTCCGCCGACGTGGCGCGCCATGCCCTGGAGAGCGCGGAGCGCAGCAGGGAATCGGTGGCGAGCCTCGCCGAGCAGGCGAAGGAGATCGGCGACGTGGTCGACCTGATCGATCAGATCGCGGCCCAGACCAACCTCCTCGCCCTGAACGCGACCATCGAGGCCGCCCATGCGGGCGAGGCCGGCAAGGGGTTCGCCGTGGTGGCGCAGGAGGTCAAGACGCTCGCCACCCAGACCGCGAAGGCGACGACCGAGATCGGCTCCCGCATCGCCGCGATCCAGAGCGCGACGCAGAAGAGCGCGGGCGAGATCGAGGACATCGCCCGCGTCGTCGAGGAAGTGAGCCAGATCGCGACCGCCATCGCGGCCGCGGTGGAGGAGCAGGCGGCCGTGACCGCCGACATCGCCTCGAACGTCCAGCAGACGAGCGGTCACACCCAGGTCATGGTGCGCGGAATCGAGACGCTCAACCGGTCGACCGCATCGGCGACCGCGGCGGCGCAGCAGGTGGCTCAGGCAAAGGAGACCCTCGACCGCCAGCTGATCCGCCTGCGCGACGATATCGACCGTTTCCTCGCCGCCGCGCAGGCCGCCTGA